The following proteins are encoded in a genomic region of Chryseobacterium cucumeris:
- a CDS encoding NAD(P)H-dependent oxidoreductase, giving the protein MKTLVIVTHPDIEKSVINKKWIDELKKYPEKYTVHQLYEAYPDGKINVAEEQKLMESYNKIVFQFPFYWFSSPPLLKQWLDEVVLYGWAYGSNSGFKLAGKKMTLAVTAGIDEDGYSETGEYKYTMNELFRPYELTFDYIKADYKEPFVYYGIERDSSDEWINRSVPMYLDFLDNL; this is encoded by the coding sequence ATGAAAACATTAGTGATTGTGACGCATCCTGATATTGAAAAATCAGTGATCAATAAAAAATGGATCGACGAGTTAAAAAAATATCCTGAGAAATACACGGTTCATCAACTGTACGAAGCTTATCCTGATGGAAAAATCAATGTGGCAGAAGAGCAGAAGCTGATGGAATCGTATAACAAGATTGTATTTCAGTTTCCTTTTTACTGGTTCAGCAGTCCGCCGCTTTTAAAACAATGGCTGGATGAAGTGGTTTTGTATGGCTGGGCGTATGGAAGCAACAGCGGTTTCAAACTGGCCGGAAAGAAAATGACACTGGCTGTTACCGCAGGAATAGATGAAGATGGATATTCTGAAACAGGGGAATATAAATACACGATGAATGAACTTTTCCGACCTTATGAACTGACTTTCGATTATATAAAAGCCGATTATAAAGAACCTTTTGTGTATTATGGAATTGAAAGAGATTCTTCCGATGAATGGATCAACAGAAGTGTTCCGATGTATCTGGATTTTCTGGATAATTTATAA
- a CDS encoding winged helix-turn-helix transcriptional regulator produces the protein MTKIKETSTNFANKKALADECPEIYASNIIGGQWALAICCYLINGKMRFGELKKKLQNITERMLTLQLRRLEEDKIITRTVYAEVPPRVEYELTEIGYKLRPIILEFEKWGNEHKQIMENK, from the coding sequence ATGACTAAAATAAAGGAAACCTCAACCAATTTTGCCAATAAAAAAGCACTTGCTGATGAATGTCCGGAAATCTATGCTTCCAATATTATCGGAGGACAGTGGGCATTGGCTATCTGTTGTTATCTTATCAACGGGAAAATGAGATTCGGGGAACTAAAAAAGAAGCTTCAGAACATTACTGAACGTATGCTTACTCTCCAGCTCCGCAGGCTGGAAGAGGACAAAATCATTACCAGAACCGTATATGCCGAAGTTCCTCCACGGGTAGAATATGAGCTTACAGAAATCGGCTATAAGCTGAGGCCCATCATTCTTGAGTTTGAAAAATGGGGTAATGAGCATAAACAGATTATGGAAAACAAGTAA
- a CDS encoding patatin-like phospholipase family protein, with the protein MTTENLNKILEDPSLSQASKDKLLALHGNITAKEFSDILDQSGNQYIEFVQEGGGVWGSALVGYLYGLEIFGIRFLKVAGTSAGAINTMLIAACKTKEEPKSELIKDILFSWNFADFMDGKTYVKTTLHAMLNNKDFFKINAIIAVILFIILLSIPFLAPPTTILNAKLMFLIPLIPAVILFFCIKKLYNNFRKENSGLNPGNVFQNTMQNALDQFGIQTVADLNKKFIQKEKDLNLSYRYGNGQEYYQMALQSIEKIKIKNQEHIDQTRYRIFYESAVNNDYYKNNPFYLLSSEYVVITTDINAKIKVELPTMANLYWSEEELKHISPAEFVRASMAVPFFFEPFQKQINRNDDSVKYAWRYWMNTQPENINPAGVFIDGGSISNFPIDLFHADEVFYPRMPLFGVQLTSDSAIHSEKGKTSEEILTTPFSYAGNIISTLKGFNDKTFLTKHTFYKLYSIQTVNCGTSSWLNFFMKREEKEELFNRGFQAALDFLNTFDWEKYKYERMMLTMKEKKILKEEDTPTVG; encoded by the coding sequence ATGACTACCGAAAACCTCAACAAAATTCTGGAAGATCCTTCTCTTTCACAGGCATCAAAAGATAAATTGCTTGCCTTACACGGGAATATAACTGCCAAAGAATTCTCTGATATTCTGGATCAGTCCGGTAATCAGTATATAGAGTTTGTACAGGAAGGTGGCGGTGTCTGGGGAAGTGCACTGGTAGGCTATCTTTATGGTCTGGAAATATTCGGAATCCGTTTTCTGAAAGTAGCAGGAACGAGTGCCGGAGCTATTAATACCATGCTTATTGCAGCCTGCAAAACCAAAGAAGAACCTAAAAGTGAGCTGATCAAGGATATACTTTTCAGCTGGAATTTTGCGGATTTTATGGATGGGAAAACCTATGTAAAAACGACTCTTCATGCGATGCTGAACAACAAAGATTTTTTTAAAATCAATGCCATCATTGCAGTCATTCTTTTCATTATTCTGCTCAGCATTCCTTTTCTGGCTCCTCCCACAACAATCCTGAATGCCAAGCTGATGTTCCTGATTCCATTGATTCCGGCTGTCATTCTCTTTTTCTGTATTAAAAAGCTTTATAATAATTTCAGAAAAGAAAACAGCGGACTGAATCCCGGAAATGTTTTTCAGAATACCATGCAAAATGCGCTGGATCAATTTGGAATACAAACAGTTGCCGATCTCAATAAAAAATTCATTCAGAAAGAAAAAGACCTTAATCTCAGCTACCGCTATGGGAACGGGCAGGAATATTATCAGATGGCTTTGCAAAGCATTGAAAAGATTAAAATCAAAAATCAGGAACACATTGACCAGACCCGGTACAGAATTTTCTATGAAAGTGCCGTCAATAATGATTATTATAAAAACAATCCGTTTTACCTTCTTTCCTCAGAATATGTGGTTATTACCACTGATATCAATGCTAAAATTAAGGTAGAACTTCCTACGATGGCCAATCTCTACTGGTCCGAAGAGGAACTGAAACACATCAGCCCGGCTGAATTTGTAAGAGCCTCTATGGCGGTACCTTTTTTCTTTGAACCTTTCCAGAAACAAATTAACAGAAACGATGATTCTGTAAAATATGCCTGGAGGTATTGGATGAATACCCAACCGGAAAATATAAATCCGGCAGGAGTTTTCATTGATGGCGGCAGTATCTCCAACTTCCCTATTGACCTTTTTCACGCGGATGAAGTTTTTTATCCGAGAATGCCTCTTTTTGGGGTACAGCTAACCAGTGATTCTGCCATTCATTCTGAAAAAGGAAAAACCAGTGAAGAAATCCTTACAACACCGTTCAGCTACGCAGGGAATATCATCAGTACCCTGAAAGGGTTTAATGATAAAACATTCCTTACCAAACATACTTTTTATAAGCTATACAGTATACAGACCGTTAACTGTGGGACCAGCAGCTGGCTGAATTTCTTTATGAAAAGAGAAGAAAAGGAAGAACTCTTCAACAGAGGTTTTCAGGCTGCCCTTGATTTTCTCAACACATTTGATTGGGAAAAGTACAAATATGAAAGAATGATGCTTACGATGAAGGAGAAAAAAATACTCAAAGAAGAGGATACGCCTACGGTGGGATAA